A window of the Bombus huntii isolate Logan2020A chromosome 8, iyBomHunt1.1, whole genome shotgun sequence genome harbors these coding sequences:
- the LOC126868433 gene encoding uncharacterized protein LOC126868433: protein MSKANESQTSTSTDPMLRAIWDSIQKQNDNIALLREEMLRLSMQNDEENRHRAAEIENLGKTVAALRTGFGSPATDEFASIITEDNESASTAINRTVNMAKARKLSGLAAPDTPPVHLDIEQPQVEERGYFPPAPPTLRAKDAIRYIPTLNGDDDVGVEDFIKEVRSMKDR from the coding sequence atgtctaaggcaaacgaatctcaaacttcaacctcaactgacccaatgttgcgagcaatatgggacagtattcaaaaacagaacgacaacattgcccttttacgagaggaaatgttacgtttgtctatgcaaaatgacgaagagaacAGACACAGGGCAGCAGAAATCGAGAATCTCGGAAAAACCGTCGCAGCGCTACGGACTGGGTTCGGATCCCCTGCGACCGATGAATTTGCTTCCATTATCACCGAAGACAATGAAAGTGCGTCGACAGCAATCAATCGCACCGTGAATATGGCAAAAGCACGCAAACTCTCAGGGTTAGCAGCTCCAGACACCCCACCTGTCCACCTCGACATCGAACAACCCCaggtggaagaaagaggctATTTTCCGCCCGCTCCTCCCACTCTACGAGCTAAGGATGCAATACGCTACATCCCAACGCTCAACGGAGATGATGATGTAGGAGTTGAAGACTTCATCAAAGAAGTGAGAAGTATGAAGGATCGCTGA